CATCTGCGGATGCGATGGCTGGGCTAGCAAGGGTGGCAGTCAGGGCAGTAGCGGCTGCGATCAGCCCGGTCTTCGCGGAAGTCAGTTTTGGCATAAGCGCATTATGTCACACCAGTAACATTCGCAAAACCGCTAGAGCCTGTGAATTCCCTGGCCGGGCGCACAGAAACGCGCTGGCCACGGGCTTTTGTCTTGGAATCAGACCTATCTCACACTGTATGTGTGCCGTATTTTCACTCAGGCGGTGTTTAGCTGAGGCCCACAAACTTGTGCACCAGTGAGTCGTAGGCGCGCACTGTTAGCTCCAGGTCCTCGAGGTACAGATGCTCGTCATGGCTGTGCAGCTGGGAGTTGGCGCTGGCCATGTCGCGCTCACGTGCGTGCATCGCAAAGCCATAGGCCCTGCCGCCATTCGGGCCTTCCAACCGTCGCGCAAAGCGCAGGTCGGAACCGCCGGTTGCGTGCACAGGTACTACTGCGGCCTCTGGGAAGAACTCCTTGGTGGTGTTCACAATCGCGTCCCATAGGGGACCATCGGTAGGCGAATGCGTTGCTGGCTCGGTGATGAGGTGCTCAATTTCTACCTCATCAGCCAAATCCCCTAATGCCTCACGCAAGAAGACATCCAGGTCCTCTTGGGTTTGGCCTGGGAATGGGCGAATATCCATCTCCAGCCAGGCATGCGATGGCAACACGTTAATCGCCCCGCCAGCACGCAAAACCGTCTGCGCAATGGTCGTGTGGGAAAACGCATGGGCATAGGCCGAAAGCGCCCCGAATTTTTCATAATCAGCATCAGCGGCCGTGCCATCGATGAGAGTCTGCTGCGTTGTTTCATCAAACTTGAAGGCGCGCACAAAGCCTTCCCATGTCTCGTTGGACACTGCCGGCGGCTGAGCTGCTGCAATGCGGCGCGCAACCTCCGCTATCTTGACCACAGCAAAGTCTTTGCCAAAGGGCGTGGAGCCATGCCCGGCATCCCCGTGGATGTGAATGCGGCGCTGACCCGCGCCTTTCTCACCCACGTTAAAACCAATGGCATCACTGCCATCTAGTGCGGGCAGGTGCGAACCACCGGTTTCGGATAGACAATTGCGCCAGGAAAATGCCTCTGGCTGGTTTTCTGAAATCCACTTCGCGCCGAGTCCGCCACGCGCTTCTTCATCGGCCAATCCCACAAAAGTCAACGTGCCCTGTGGACGCTGGCCCTGCGCTGCCTTGCGCGCCACCTCACGGGTAACTGCTGCTTGGCTGGCGGTGATAAACAGCATGTCCACTGCGCCGCGGCCATAAAGCTTGCCATCTTCAATCAGCGCCTCAAACGGTGGCTTGGTCCACTTCGGCTCATCCACCGGGACCACATCAATATGGCCCAGCAACGTCAAAGGCTCCGCCTGTGGATCGGAGCCTTCCACTGTGAACGCCACCGACACCCGCCCTGGGTGCGGCTCAAACTTCTGCACCTTCACCTCGGTGCCTTCAAAGAACTTCTCCAACGTCGCCGCATTTCGGTATTCCTCACCCGAATCGGCCGTTAAGTCATTCACGCACGCATTACGGATAAGTTCTTGCAGCAATTCCAAAGTGTCTTCATACAGGCTCATACCGGCCCATCGTAGTGCCCAAACGTTCAATGTGGCCGAGATTCATGCGCGCATGTGGCGGCGTGGGTTTAAGGCTTTTGCTTCTTGCTTACTGCACGTGCGACGAAGTAGCCGACGATGGCTGCGATGATGAGGATGATTGCCATTTCAACAATGCCGGCGCCCAGGCCGGTGACGGCAATCAACCCAGTTAACA
This region of Corynebacterium casei LMG S-19264 genomic DNA includes:
- a CDS encoding M20/M25/M40 family metallo-hydrolase, which encodes MSLYEDTLELLQELIRNACVNDLTADSGEEYRNAATLEKFFEGTEVKVQKFEPHPGRVSVAFTVEGSDPQAEPLTLLGHIDVVPVDEPKWTKPPFEALIEDGKLYGRGAVDMLFITASQAAVTREVARKAAQGQRPQGTLTFVGLADEEARGGLGAKWISENQPEAFSWRNCLSETGGSHLPALDGSDAIGFNVGEKGAGQRRIHIHGDAGHGSTPFGKDFAVVKIAEVARRIAAAQPPAVSNETWEGFVRAFKFDETTQQTLIDGTAADADYEKFGALSAYAHAFSHTTIAQTVLRAGGAINVLPSHAWLEMDIRPFPGQTQEDLDVFLREALGDLADEVEIEHLITEPATHSPTDGPLWDAIVNTTKEFFPEAAVVPVHATGGSDLRFARRLEGPNGGRAYGFAMHARERDMASANSQLHSHDEHLYLEDLELTVRAYDSLVHKFVGLS